A window of the Kosakonia radicincitans DSM 16656 genome harbors these coding sequences:
- the yceG gene encoding cell division protein YceG, whose product MRKMLRVVLLLLTVLVIAAGAGVWKVRQLADSTILTKDEIIFTLPAGTGRVALGELLYQEKVINRPRVFQWLLRLEPDLSHFKAGTYRFTAGMTVREMLQLLASGKEAQFPLRLVEGMRLSDYLKQLRDAPYLKHTLKDDDYATVAQALKLEHANWAEGWFWPDTWMYTANTTDVALLKRAHQKMARAVEQVWEGRMDGLPYKDQNQLVTMASIIEKETAVASERDQVASVFINRLRVGMRLQTDPTVIYGMGARYNGKLSRADLEAPTDYNTYVISGLPPGPIATPGEASLKAAAHPAKTPYLYFVADGKGGHTFNTNLASHNRSVQDYLKVLKEKNEQ is encoded by the coding sequence ATGAGGAAAATGTTACGCGTTGTTCTCCTGCTGCTGACGGTATTAGTGATTGCAGCAGGAGCCGGAGTCTGGAAGGTTCGTCAACTGGCGGATTCCACGATCCTTACCAAAGATGAAATCATTTTTACCCTGCCAGCCGGAACCGGCCGGGTGGCGCTGGGTGAATTGCTGTACCAGGAAAAAGTCATCAATCGCCCGCGTGTTTTCCAGTGGTTGTTACGCCTGGAGCCTGATTTGTCGCACTTCAAAGCGGGGACCTACCGTTTTACGGCGGGCATGACCGTGCGTGAAATGCTGCAATTATTGGCCAGCGGCAAAGAGGCGCAATTTCCGCTGCGTCTGGTGGAGGGAATGCGTCTGAGTGATTATCTGAAGCAGCTACGTGATGCGCCATATCTGAAGCACACGCTGAAGGATGATGATTATGCCACTGTCGCGCAGGCGCTGAAGTTGGAGCATGCAAACTGGGCGGAAGGCTGGTTCTGGCCGGATACCTGGATGTATACCGCAAATACGACGGATGTTGCGCTACTCAAGCGCGCGCACCAAAAGATGGCGCGAGCCGTTGAACAGGTCTGGGAAGGGCGCATGGACGGCCTGCCGTACAAGGATCAGAACCAGTTGGTAACCATGGCGTCCATCATTGAAAAAGAGACGGCTGTGGCCAGCGAACGCGATCAGGTTGCCTCGGTCTTTATTAACCGCTTACGCGTCGGAATGCGCCTGCAAACCGATCCGACGGTGATCTACGGGATGGGCGCGCGTTATAATGGTAAGCTGTCGCGCGCCGACCTGGAGGCTCCGACGGATTACAACACCTATGTGATTAGCGGCTTGCCGCCAGGACCGATTGCCACGCCAGGTGAAGCCTCGCTGAAAGCGGCAGCGCATCCGGCGAAGACGCCATACCTCTATTTTGTGGCCGACGGGAAGGGTGGACACACATTTAATACCAACCTCGCCAGCCATAACCGGTCAGTGCAGGACTATCTGAAAGTGCTTAAGGAAAAAAATGAGCAGTAA
- the tmk gene encoding dTMP kinase, with translation MSSKYIVIEGLEGAGKTTARDVVVETLKELGVSEMIFTREPGGTLLAEKLRSLVLDIRSVGDEVISDKAEVLMFYAARVQLVETVIKPALARGCWVIGDRHDLSTQAYQGGGRGIDQGMLATLRDAVLGDFRPDLTLYLDVTPEVGLKRARARGELDRIEQESLDFFNRTRARYLELAAQDASIRTVDATQPLDDVVRAIRQTVTAWVQEQGA, from the coding sequence ATGAGCAGTAAATACATCGTTATTGAAGGGCTGGAAGGCGCCGGTAAAACGACGGCACGCGATGTCGTCGTCGAAACGCTGAAAGAACTGGGCGTCAGCGAGATGATATTTACGCGCGAGCCGGGCGGTACGCTGCTGGCAGAGAAGCTGCGCAGTCTGGTGCTGGATATCCGCTCTGTTGGTGACGAAGTGATTTCTGATAAAGCCGAAGTCCTGATGTTTTATGCCGCTCGTGTTCAACTGGTGGAAACGGTGATCAAACCGGCGTTGGCGCGCGGTTGCTGGGTCATTGGCGATCGGCACGATCTTTCTACTCAAGCCTACCAGGGCGGCGGTCGTGGCATTGATCAAGGCATGCTGGCGACGTTGCGCGATGCCGTGCTGGGCGATTTTCGCCCGGATTTAACTCTGTACCTTGATGTCACCCCTGAAGTGGGCCTGAAACGCGCCCGCGCGCGCGGCGAGCTGGATCGTATTGAGCAGGAGTCGCTGGATTTCTTCAATCGCACCCGTGCACGTTACCTTGAGCTGGCCGCGCAGGATGCTTCTATTCGCACGGTGGATGCCACGCAACCGCTGGATGACGTTGTGCGCGCTATCCGTCAGACAGTTACCGCATGGGTGCAGGAGCAGGGCGCATGA
- the ptsG gene encoding PTS glucose transporter subunit IIBC: protein MFKNAFANLQKVGKSLMLPVSVLPIAGILLGVGSANFSWLPEVVSHVMAEAGGSVFANMPLIFAIGVALGFTNNDGVSALASVVAYGIMVKTMAVVAPLVLHLPAEEIAAKHLADTGVLGGIISGAIAAYMFNRFYRIKLPEYLGFFAGKRFVPIISGLAAIITGVILSFIWPPIGSAIQTFSQWAAYQNPVVAFGIYGFIERCLVPFGLHHIWNVPFQMQIGEFTNAAGQVFHGDIPRYMAGDPTAGKLSGGFLFKMYGLPAAAIAIWHSAKPENRAKVGGIMISAALTSFLTGITEPIEFSFMFVAPILYVIHAILAGLAFPICILLGMRDGTSFSHGLIDFIVLSGNSSKLWLFPVVGACYAVVYYTVFRVLIKALDLKTPGREDATEDTKAGASSEMAPALVAAFGGKENITNLDACITRLRVSVADVAKVDQAGLKKLGAAGVVVAGSGVQAIFGTKSDNLKTEMDDYIRAN, encoded by the coding sequence ATGTTTAAGAATGCATTTGCTAACCTGCAGAAGGTCGGTAAATCGCTGATGCTGCCAGTATCCGTACTGCCTATCGCAGGTATCCTGCTGGGCGTCGGTTCTGCAAACTTCAGCTGGCTGCCAGAAGTGGTATCTCATGTTATGGCCGAAGCGGGTGGTTCCGTTTTTGCCAACATGCCGCTGATTTTCGCTATCGGTGTTGCGCTTGGCTTCACCAATAACGATGGCGTTTCTGCTCTGGCTTCGGTTGTTGCCTACGGCATCATGGTGAAAACCATGGCTGTGGTTGCACCTCTGGTTCTGCATTTACCTGCTGAAGAGATCGCTGCAAAACACCTGGCGGATACCGGTGTGCTCGGCGGGATCATCTCCGGTGCGATTGCCGCATACATGTTTAACCGCTTCTACCGTATCAAGCTGCCTGAGTATCTGGGCTTCTTCGCGGGTAAACGCTTTGTACCGATTATTTCTGGCCTTGCAGCGATTATCACCGGTGTGATCCTCTCCTTCATTTGGCCGCCGATTGGTTCCGCGATCCAGACATTCTCTCAATGGGCTGCTTACCAGAACCCGGTTGTTGCATTCGGTATCTACGGCTTCATTGAACGCTGCCTGGTACCGTTCGGTCTGCACCACATTTGGAACGTACCTTTCCAGATGCAGATTGGTGAATTCACCAACGCTGCTGGCCAGGTATTCCACGGCGATATTCCGCGTTACATGGCAGGCGACCCGACAGCGGGCAAACTGTCTGGCGGCTTCCTGTTCAAAATGTACGGTCTGCCGGCTGCAGCTATCGCTATCTGGCACTCTGCTAAACCGGAAAACCGCGCGAAAGTGGGCGGTATCATGATCTCCGCAGCGCTGACCTCGTTCCTGACCGGTATCACCGAGCCGATCGAGTTCTCCTTCATGTTCGTTGCGCCGATCCTGTACGTTATCCACGCTATTCTGGCAGGTCTGGCCTTCCCGATCTGTATCCTGCTGGGTATGCGTGACGGTACGTCGTTCTCTCACGGTCTGATCGACTTCATCGTACTGAGTGGCAACAGCAGCAAACTGTGGCTGTTCCCGGTCGTCGGTGCTTGCTATGCCGTGGTTTACTACACCGTGTTCCGCGTGCTGATCAAAGCGCTTGATCTGAAAACGCCGGGCCGTGAAGACGCAACCGAAGACACCAAAGCAGGTGCAAGCAGTGAGATGGCCCCGGCTCTGGTTGCAGCGTTTGGCGGTAAAGAAAACATCACCAACCTGGATGCGTGCATCACGCGTCTGCGTGTCAGCGTAGCTGACGTAGCGAAAGTGGATCAGGCTGGCCTGAAGAAACTGGGCGCTGCAGGTGTGGTCGTCGCTGGTTCCGGCGTTCAGGCAATTTTCGGTACGAAATCCGATAACCT
- the holB gene encoding DNA polymerase III subunit delta' has protein sequence MKWYPWLRPDFEQLVASYQSGRGHHALLIHSLPGMGEDALIYALSRFLLCQTPEGHKSCGHCRGCQLMQAGTHPDYYALAPEKGKTTLGIDAVREVSEKLYEHARLGGAKVVWIQDAALLTDAAANALLKTLEEPPAQTWFFLACREPARLLATLRSRCRLHHLAPPAESYASAWLSREVTVSQDAILSALRLCAGSPGAAETLLQEEHWAQRQALCLAIENALNSGDWFAMLTALNHDRVAERLQWVCALFLDALKAQQGATLLTNVDVPDLVHNLARQLRGETLHALLHAVFTCREQLLNVVGVNRELLLTDLLLTLERYLQPGATLPVSHL, from the coding sequence ATGAAATGGTATCCGTGGCTGCGACCGGACTTTGAACAACTGGTCGCCAGTTATCAAAGCGGACGTGGGCACCACGCGTTACTTATTCACTCGCTGCCAGGTATGGGGGAAGACGCGCTGATCTATGCGCTCAGCCGTTTTCTGCTGTGCCAAACACCGGAAGGACACAAAAGCTGCGGCCACTGTCGCGGCTGTCAGTTGATGCAGGCCGGAACTCACCCGGATTACTACGCACTGGCGCCGGAAAAAGGCAAAACCACGTTGGGCATTGATGCGGTGCGTGAAGTGAGTGAAAAACTCTACGAGCATGCTCGTCTTGGCGGGGCGAAGGTGGTCTGGATTCAGGACGCCGCGTTATTAACCGATGCTGCCGCCAATGCATTACTGAAAACGCTGGAGGAGCCACCAGCCCAGACGTGGTTCTTTCTTGCCTGCCGCGAGCCCGCTCGGTTACTGGCTACGCTGCGCAGCCGCTGCCGCTTGCATCACCTTGCGCCACCGGCGGAAAGTTATGCCAGCGCATGGCTTAGTCGGGAAGTGACGGTGTCACAAGATGCTATCCTCAGCGCGCTGCGTCTGTGCGCCGGGTCGCCTGGCGCGGCTGAAACGTTGTTGCAGGAAGAGCACTGGGCGCAGCGTCAGGCACTCTGCCTGGCGATTGAAAACGCGCTAAATAGCGGTGACTGGTTCGCCATGCTGACGGCGCTTAACCACGATCGGGTGGCGGAGCGCTTGCAATGGGTCTGTGCGCTGTTCCTCGATGCTCTGAAAGCACAGCAGGGGGCGACATTGCTGACCAACGTTGATGTGCCAGACCTGGTACACAACCTTGCCCGTCAGTTACGCGGTGAGACATTGCATGCTCTGCTGCATGCTGTATTTACTTGCCGTGAGCAGTTGCTGAATGTCGTGGGAGTGAACCGCGAACTGCTGCTCACCGATCTTTTATTAACACTGGAACGGTACCTGCAACCAGGCGCTACGCTTCCGGTATCCCACCTTTAA
- the fabG gene encoding 3-oxoacyl-ACP reductase FabG: MSFEGKVALVTGASRGIGRAIAETLAARGAKVIGTATSENGAQAISDYLGAKGKGLLLNVTDAASIESVLENIRAEFGEVDILVNNAGITRDNLLMRMKDDEWNDILDTNLSSVFRLSKAVMRAMMKKRHGRIITIGSVVGTMGNAGQANYAAAKAGLIGFSKSLAREVASRGITVNVVAPGFIETDMTRALSDDQRAGILAQVPAGRLGGAQEIANAVAFLASDEAGYITGETLHVNGGMYMV; encoded by the coding sequence ATGAGTTTTGAAGGAAAAGTCGCGCTGGTTACCGGTGCAAGCCGCGGAATTGGTCGTGCCATTGCTGAGACGTTAGCCGCTCGCGGCGCAAAGGTTATTGGTACCGCGACGAGCGAAAATGGCGCGCAGGCTATCAGTGATTATTTAGGTGCGAAGGGTAAAGGTCTGCTGCTGAACGTGACCGATGCCGCATCTATTGAATCGGTTCTGGAGAACATTCGCGCTGAGTTTGGCGAGGTTGATATTCTGGTTAATAATGCCGGGATCACTCGTGATAACTTGCTGATGCGCATGAAAGATGATGAGTGGAACGATATTCTCGACACTAACCTTTCATCTGTTTTCCGTCTGTCAAAAGCGGTAATGCGGGCTATGATGAAAAAGCGTCATGGGCGTATTATCACTATCGGTTCTGTGGTTGGTACCATGGGAAATGCTGGTCAGGCCAACTACGCTGCGGCGAAAGCGGGTCTTATCGGTTTCAGTAAATCGCTGGCGCGTGAAGTTGCGTCCCGCGGTATTACGGTAAACGTTGTTGCTCCGGGCTTTATTGAAACGGACATGACGCGTGCGCTCTCTGACGATCAGCGTGCGGGTATCCTGGCGCAAGTTCCTGCGGGTCGCCTTGGCGGTGCTCAGGAAATCGCCAATGCGGTTGCATTTTTAGCCTCTGACGAGGCGGGTTACATCACTGGTGAGACTCTGCACGTCAACGGTGGAATGTATATGGTCTAA
- the acpP gene encoding acyl carrier protein: MSTIEERVKKIIGEQLGVKQEEVTNNASFVEDLGADSLDTVELVMALEEEFDTEIPDEEAEKITTVQAAIDYINGHQA; encoded by the coding sequence ATGAGCACTATCGAAGAACGCGTTAAGAAAATTATCGGCGAACAGCTGGGCGTTAAGCAGGAAGAAGTTACCAACAATGCTTCCTTCGTTGAGGACCTGGGCGCTGATTCTCTTGACACCGTTGAGCTGGTAATGGCTCTGGAAGAAGAGTTTGATACTGAGATTCCGGACGAAGAAGCTGAGAAAATCACCACCGTTCAGGCTGCCATTGATTACATCAACGGTCACCAGGCGTAA
- a CDS encoding metal-dependent hydrolase, with product MFLVDSHCHLDGLDYASLHKDVDDVLAKAAARDVKFCLAVATTLPGYRSMRELVGERSNVVFSCGVHPLNQDEEYDAATLRQLAAEEGVVAMGETGLDYFYTPETKARQQISFRNHIRIGRELNKPVIVHTRDARADTLAILQEEQVQDCGGVLHCFTEDRETAGKLLDMGFYISFSGIVTFRNAEQLRDAARYVPLDRLLVETDSPYLAPVPHRGKENQPAMTRDVAEYMAVLKGVSIEELAQQTTQNFASLFHIDPARLQSV from the coding sequence ATGTTTTTAGTCGACTCGCACTGCCATCTTGATGGCCTGGATTACGCCTCTTTGCACAAAGATGTTGATGACGTACTGGCGAAAGCCGCCGCGCGCGATGTGAAGTTTTGTCTGGCTGTGGCCACCACGCTGCCCGGATATCGCAGCATGCGCGAGCTGGTGGGAGAGCGCAGTAATGTGGTGTTCTCCTGCGGCGTTCATCCGCTGAATCAGGACGAAGAGTATGACGCGGCGACGCTGCGTCAGTTAGCAGCGGAAGAGGGTGTTGTGGCAATGGGTGAGACCGGTCTGGACTATTTCTATACACCGGAAACCAAAGCGCGTCAGCAGATCTCATTCCGCAACCATATCCGCATTGGGCGCGAGCTGAATAAACCGGTTATCGTGCATACACGCGATGCCCGTGCCGACACACTGGCGATTTTGCAGGAAGAGCAGGTTCAGGATTGCGGCGGTGTACTACACTGCTTTACTGAGGATCGTGAAACGGCAGGCAAGCTGTTGGATATGGGATTTTATATCTCTTTCTCCGGCATTGTGACTTTCCGTAATGCGGAACAACTACGCGATGCAGCACGTTATGTGCCTCTGGATCGGTTGCTGGTCGAGACCGATTCTCCGTATCTCGCGCCCGTACCGCACCGCGGTAAAGAGAACCAGCCTGCAATGACACGCGATGTGGCAGAATATATGGCGGTTCTGAAAGGGGTTTCCATTGAGGAACTCGCACAGCAGACCACGCAAAACTTTGCCAGCCTGTTTCATATCGATCCCGCCAGATTGCAATCTGTCTGA
- the fabF gene encoding beta-ketoacyl-ACP synthase II produces MSKRRVVVTGLGMLSPVGNTVESTWKALLAGQSGISLIDHFDTSAYATKFAGLVKDFNCEDIISRKEQRKMDDFIQYGIVAGVQAMHDSGLVITEENASRVGAAIGSGIGGLGLIEENHSSLVKGGPRKISPFFVPSTIVNMVAGHLTIMFGLQGPSISIATACTSGVHNIGHAARIIAYGDADAMLAGGAEKASTPLGVGGFGAARALSTRNDNPQAASRPWDKERDGFVLGDGAGIIMLEEYEHAKKRGAKIYAEIVGFGMSSDAYHMTSPPENGAGAAKAMVNALRDAGIGPGQIGYVNAHGTSTPAGDIAEAQAVKAVFGDAARSVMVSSTKSMTGHLLGAAGAVESIYSILALRDQAVPPTINLDNPDEGCDLDFVPHEARQVSGMEYTLCNSFGFGGTNGSLIFKKV; encoded by the coding sequence GTGTCTAAGCGTCGTGTAGTTGTGACCGGACTTGGCATGTTGTCTCCTGTCGGCAATACCGTAGAGTCTACCTGGAAAGCTCTTCTTGCCGGTCAGAGTGGCATCAGCCTGATCGACCATTTCGATACTAGCGCCTATGCAACCAAATTTGCTGGCTTAGTAAAGGATTTTAACTGTGAAGACATTATCTCGCGCAAAGAACAGCGCAAGATGGATGATTTCATTCAATATGGAATTGTGGCTGGCGTTCAGGCCATGCACGACTCCGGCCTGGTTATCACGGAAGAAAATGCTTCTCGTGTTGGTGCCGCGATCGGTTCTGGTATCGGCGGTCTGGGCTTGATTGAAGAGAACCACAGCTCCCTCGTTAAGGGCGGTCCGCGTAAAATCAGTCCGTTCTTCGTACCGTCTACAATTGTTAACATGGTGGCAGGTCACCTGACTATCATGTTTGGCCTGCAAGGCCCAAGCATCTCCATTGCAACGGCCTGTACTTCAGGCGTGCACAACATCGGCCATGCTGCGCGTATTATTGCTTATGGCGATGCCGATGCGATGCTGGCTGGTGGTGCAGAAAAAGCCAGCACCCCGCTGGGCGTAGGTGGCTTTGGTGCAGCGCGTGCGCTGTCTACCCGCAACGATAATCCTCAGGCTGCAAGCCGTCCGTGGGATAAAGAGCGTGACGGTTTTGTCCTCGGCGACGGCGCTGGCATCATCATGCTGGAAGAGTATGAGCACGCAAAAAAACGCGGTGCGAAAATCTATGCTGAAATCGTCGGCTTCGGTATGAGCAGCGATGCTTATCATATGACGTCACCGCCGGAAAACGGCGCTGGCGCGGCCAAAGCAATGGTGAATGCGCTGCGTGATGCGGGCATTGGACCAGGCCAGATTGGCTATGTCAACGCACACGGTACCTCTACGCCAGCAGGCGATATTGCTGAAGCTCAGGCGGTGAAAGCGGTGTTTGGCGATGCCGCGCGTAGCGTCATGGTGAGTTCAACCAAATCCATGACCGGGCACCTGTTAGGCGCGGCCGGTGCAGTAGAGTCCATCTACTCCATTCTTGCGCTGCGCGATCAAGCTGTACCGCCAACCATCAACCTGGATAACCCGGATGAAGGTTGCGATCTGGACTTCGTACCGCACGAAGCGCGCCAGGTCAGCGGTATGGAGTATACCCTGTGTAACTCCTTCGGCTTTGGTGGCACCAACGGCTCGCTGATCTTCAAAAAAGTCTGA
- the fabD gene encoding ACP S-malonyltransferase — MTQFAFVFPGQGSQTVGMLADMAAAYPVIEETFAEASAALGYDLWALVQQGPAEELNKTWQTQPVLLSASVALWRVWQQQGGKTPVLMAGHSLGEYSALVCAGVIAFADAVRLVELRGKFMQEAVPEGTGAMSAIIGLDDESIAKACETAAEGQIVSPVNYNSPGQVVIAGHKEAVERAGAACKAAGAKRALPLPVSVPSHCALMKPAAEKLAVELNAIPFNAPQIPVINNVDVKCETSPEAIRSALVRQLYSPVQWTKSVEFMASQGVEHLYEVGPGKVLTGLAKRIVDTLTASAINEPAAMSEALAQ; from the coding sequence ATGACGCAATTTGCTTTTGTTTTTCCGGGGCAGGGTTCCCAGACCGTCGGTATGTTGGCGGATATGGCGGCAGCTTACCCGGTCATTGAAGAAACGTTTGCCGAAGCCTCTGCGGCTCTGGGTTATGATCTCTGGGCACTGGTGCAGCAAGGCCCGGCAGAAGAGCTTAATAAAACATGGCAGACTCAGCCTGTACTCCTGAGTGCATCTGTCGCGCTGTGGCGCGTGTGGCAGCAGCAGGGTGGCAAAACGCCGGTACTGATGGCAGGGCATAGCCTGGGCGAATATTCCGCGCTGGTATGCGCCGGTGTTATTGCTTTTGCCGATGCTGTACGTCTGGTTGAGCTGCGCGGCAAATTCATGCAGGAAGCCGTACCGGAAGGTACCGGCGCGATGTCAGCTATCATCGGTCTTGATGATGAGTCTATTGCAAAAGCATGTGAAACTGCGGCTGAAGGCCAGATTGTTTCTCCGGTGAACTATAATTCCCCGGGGCAGGTAGTTATCGCAGGCCATAAAGAGGCCGTTGAACGTGCCGGCGCAGCCTGTAAAGCCGCTGGTGCTAAACGTGCATTGCCGCTGCCTGTAAGCGTGCCGTCTCACTGCGCGCTGATGAAACCGGCTGCCGAAAAACTGGCTGTTGAACTGAACGCTATTCCATTTAATGCGCCGCAGATCCCGGTTATTAACAATGTGGATGTGAAGTGCGAAACGTCGCCGGAAGCCATCCGCAGTGCACTGGTGCGCCAGTTGTACAGCCCGGTGCAGTGGACGAAAAGCGTTGAGTTTATGGCGTCGCAGGGCGTTGAGCACCTGTATGAGGTTGGCCCGGGTAAGGTTCTCACCGGCCTGGCAAAACGTATTGTTGACACACTGACGGCATCGGCTATCAATGAGCCGGCTGCGATGTCAGAAGCACTCGCGCAATAA
- a CDS encoding beta-ketoacyl-ACP synthase III — MYTKIIGTGSYLPEQVRTNADLETMVETSDEWIVSRTGIRERRIASANETVSTMGYEAAKRALEMAGIDNDQIGLIIVATTSATHAFPSAACQIQNMLEIKGCPAFDVAAACAGFTYALSIADQYVKSGAVKHALVIGSDVLARTLDPNDRGTIILFGDGAGAVVLSASEEPGIISTHMHADGSYGELLTLPNLDRVNPESPTYLTMAGNEVFKVAVTELARIVDETLAANNLERSSLDWLVPHQANLRIISATAKKLGMAMDNVVVTLDRHGNTSAASVPSALDEAVRDGRIKPGQLILLEAFGGGFTWGSALVRF; from the coding sequence ATGTATACGAAGATTATTGGTACCGGCAGTTATCTGCCTGAGCAGGTTCGAACAAACGCCGATTTGGAAACAATGGTGGAAACCTCTGACGAGTGGATTGTCAGCCGTACAGGGATCCGTGAGCGTCGTATTGCTTCGGCAAACGAAACTGTCTCAACCATGGGCTATGAAGCCGCTAAACGCGCGCTGGAAATGGCCGGCATCGATAACGATCAAATTGGCCTGATTATTGTGGCGACAACCTCTGCAACGCACGCTTTTCCGAGCGCGGCGTGCCAGATCCAGAATATGCTGGAAATCAAAGGTTGTCCTGCCTTCGACGTTGCCGCAGCATGTGCAGGGTTTACCTACGCGTTGAGCATCGCCGATCAATATGTAAAATCCGGCGCGGTAAAACATGCGCTGGTGATTGGATCTGATGTGCTGGCGCGCACATTAGATCCAAATGATCGCGGTACCATTATTCTGTTCGGCGATGGTGCAGGTGCGGTGGTATTGAGTGCTTCGGAAGAGCCGGGCATTATCTCAACCCACATGCATGCTGACGGTAGCTACGGTGAGCTGCTGACGCTGCCGAACCTCGACCGCGTGAATCCGGAAAGCCCGACCTATTTAACGATGGCGGGCAACGAAGTGTTTAAAGTCGCGGTGACGGAACTGGCGCGAATTGTTGATGAAACATTAGCCGCTAATAACCTTGAGCGAAGCTCGCTGGATTGGCTGGTGCCGCACCAGGCTAACCTGCGTATTATCAGCGCCACAGCGAAAAAGCTTGGCATGGCGATGGATAACGTTGTGGTTACGCTGGATCGTCATGGCAACACCTCTGCGGCTTCTGTTCCCAGCGCACTGGATGAGGCGGTACGCGATGGGCGTATCAAACCTGGCCAGCTAATTCTGCTTGAAGCGTTCGGCGGCGGGTTTACCTGGGGTTCCGCGCTGGTTCGTTTCTAA
- the pabC gene encoding aminodeoxychorismate lyase, which yields MFLINGTEQRQLAASDRAIQFGDGCFTTARILAGQIQFAPAHIQRLRLACERLFIPFHDWDLLVQEMASLAQGKADGVVKVILSRGGGGRGYSAANCDSPTRILSVSARPAHYARWQREGVTLTLSDVCLGRNPMLAGIKHLNRLEQVLIRAGLEQTDADEALVLDSDGWITECCAANIFWRQGQEVFTPRLDYAGVDGIMRQYCMRHLASSGFRVVEVNARQQALAQAEEVVICNALMPVVPVRQWGELRWSARDLYQFLAPLCEQINQS from the coding sequence ATGTTCTTGATTAATGGCACAGAGCAACGACAGCTTGCAGCCAGTGACCGGGCCATACAGTTTGGTGACGGCTGCTTTACTACCGCGCGTATCCTTGCCGGGCAAATCCAGTTTGCGCCTGCGCATATACAGCGCTTGCGTCTGGCATGTGAACGGCTATTTATTCCTTTTCATGACTGGGATCTACTGGTGCAGGAGATGGCATCGCTGGCACAAGGAAAAGCTGACGGTGTGGTTAAAGTGATCCTCAGCCGTGGTGGCGGAGGTCGTGGCTACAGTGCAGCGAACTGCGATTCACCGACGCGTATTCTTTCTGTTTCAGCCCGGCCCGCACACTACGCGCGATGGCAGCGGGAAGGCGTTACGTTGACGTTGAGCGATGTATGCCTCGGGCGTAATCCGATGCTCGCGGGAATCAAACATCTTAACCGTCTGGAACAGGTGTTAATCCGCGCCGGACTGGAGCAGACCGATGCTGATGAAGCGCTGGTGCTGGACAGCGACGGCTGGATCACCGAATGTTGCGCGGCTAATATTTTCTGGCGGCAAGGGCAGGAGGTTTTCACGCCACGCCTCGACTATGCCGGAGTGGATGGCATCATGCGACAATATTGTATGCGACATCTAGCATCTTCCGGTTTTCGTGTTGTCGAAGTGAATGCCCGCCAGCAAGCGCTGGCGCAGGCCGAGGAAGTGGTTATTTGTAACGCGTTGATGCCGGTCGTCCCCGTTCGCCAATGGGGAGAACTGCGTTGGTCAGCGCGTGATTTGTACCAATTTTTAGCCCCACTGTGTGAGCAGATAAATCAGTCATGA